A region of Salinibacter sp. 10B DNA encodes the following proteins:
- the gmd gene encoding GDP-mannose 4,6-dehydratase — MPTDKEVTSKIPKDRAGADRPVALITGVTGQDGSYLAELLLEKGYEVHGIKRRASQFNTDRIDHIYTDPHEEDVDFFLHYGDLTDSTNLIRIVQETQPDEIYNLAAQSHVQVSFDTPEYTAEVDALGTLRLLEAIRILDLTEKTRFYQASTSELYGEVQEVPQTEETPFYPRSPYAAAKLYAYWIVVNYREAYGIHASNGILFNHESPRRGETFVTRKITRAAARIQAGLQEKTYLGNLDAERDWGHARDYVEGMWRMLQQEEPEDYVLATGRTTTVRRFCEMAFEAAGMELVWEGEDEDEVGYDAESGRPVVEIDPRYYRPTEVHQLLGKAEKARNALGWSPEITLEELAHDMVEKDLEEARKVVAVSNQHEQYEESDL, encoded by the coding sequence ATGCCAACCGACAAAGAAGTCACGAGCAAAATTCCGAAGGACCGCGCGGGCGCAGACCGTCCGGTGGCCCTGATTACGGGCGTTACCGGGCAGGATGGCTCCTACCTCGCAGAGCTCCTTCTGGAGAAGGGCTACGAGGTGCACGGCATCAAGCGCCGGGCCTCGCAGTTCAACACCGACCGGATCGACCACATCTACACCGATCCCCACGAGGAGGACGTCGACTTTTTCCTTCACTACGGGGACCTGACCGACTCGACGAACCTGATCCGGATCGTGCAGGAGACCCAGCCGGACGAGATCTACAACCTGGCGGCCCAGAGCCACGTGCAGGTCAGCTTCGACACGCCGGAGTACACCGCGGAGGTCGACGCGCTGGGCACGCTTCGGCTGTTGGAGGCGATCCGGATCCTGGACCTGACGGAGAAGACGCGCTTCTACCAGGCCTCCACGTCGGAGCTTTACGGGGAGGTGCAGGAGGTGCCCCAGACCGAGGAGACGCCCTTCTATCCGCGCAGCCCGTACGCGGCAGCGAAGCTCTATGCCTACTGGATCGTGGTCAACTACCGGGAGGCTTACGGCATTCACGCCTCCAACGGCATTCTCTTCAACCACGAGAGCCCGCGGCGGGGGGAGACCTTCGTCACGCGGAAGATCACGCGGGCGGCGGCTCGCATTCAGGCCGGCCTGCAGGAGAAGACCTATCTCGGCAACTTGGATGCGGAGCGGGACTGGGGCCACGCCCGCGACTACGTGGAGGGGATGTGGCGGATGCTTCAGCAGGAGGAGCCGGAGGACTACGTGTTGGCGACCGGGCGGACGACGACGGTGCGGCGGTTTTGCGAGATGGCCTTCGAGGCGGCGGGGATGGAGTTGGTCTGGGAAGGAGAAGATGAGGACGAGGTCGGGTACGACGCGGAGAGCGGGCGGCCGGTCGTGGAGATCGACCCGCGCTACTACCGCCCGACGGAGGTGCACCAGCTGCTGGGCAAGGCCGAAAAGGCGCGGAACGCACTTGGATGGTCTCCCGAAATCACGTTAGAAGAACTTGCACACGACATGGTCGAGAAGGACCTGGAGGAGGCACGGAAAGTAGTTGCCGTTTCGAATCAACATGAACAATACGAAGAGTCTGACCTGTAG